From Helicobacter anatolicus:
GATTTTTGGCTTTAACTTCCATTTTTTAATCAAAAAATCTAATTTTTTTGTAGTCTGGATAAATTTATTTAAAAGATTAAATCAAATCTTTTTATTAACAATTATCACTCTGAAAACTTCATTCTCACTCCTTTCCTTCAATGATTGCGATTTCTTCAGGAGTGAGAGTGTAGAGGGAATAGACTAGGGAATCAATTTCTTTTTCTAGCTCTTGGGTGTTGGCTTTTGGGTTTTGCTCTTTTGCTTTTAAAATCTCCTCGACTAAAGCGATGATTTCATCTGCTATAGATTGGTTGGATTCTGTGATTTTTGGGATTGGGATACGCATTGCTGTTTCTGTTGAAAATTGAAATGTCCTTATTGCTTTTGCAAAGGCAAAACGATAACAATACCAATTTAAAAATTTTGAGTGCAAAAGAGCCAAGATATAGCAATTTGGAAACTCATTTTTGCAAATAATCTGATGAATGGTATTGACAATTCTTATATTATTGGGATTTTTCACAATCGTTCCTATCATTTTTATGTGTGGATTTGGTCTTTCAATGTGAGCAATAATTCTCTGCATCAAAACACTATTTTCTCTAATTATCGATTTTGGACTTATTTTTAAAGAGTTAGAAATATATCCCTTGATTCCTTTAATAAAATATCTTTGAATTTCTTTACCCCCATAAACTTGTAATTCACCTTTATTGTTGATATGCTTGTAAAAAACATCCCCCCAAACATTCTCTCCACAATCAATAAGATTTAAAGGTATTTTCTTTCTTATTTTTACTCCCATCTCTAGTTCTTTTTGAGATAAATCATTGGGATATAGGTTGAAAAGATCAATATACTCTTTTGGAATTTCAAGCACTTGGGAAATCCCCTGCTCTTCATTCAAGAACCCAGTAACATAGCTATGGGTTGGAGTGTCTTTTTTCTTTGAGTAGATAATCATTTCAAGCAAAACATAGCTCCATGCCTTGCCACAATCTATAATTTGACTCACATTTGGTTTCAAAAACTCTCTAATTTGTTTCCAGTTTGTCGCAAATGTCAAAGCTTTTGGGACAATAAAAGTATTGATTCCATTTTTGCACAAAAGCTTATCTGCCAAAAATATAAAAAGCTGTGCTGTATCATTTGAACTTGATTTGTAAATTTCTTTGTATTTTTTCTTTTCAAAATCTGTAAGTGAAGCTCCATAAGGCGGATTGCCAATCACACAATCAAATCCTTTGAAATTACCTTCATCATCTAGCACTTCAGGGAATTCAAACCGCCATTCAAAAGGATTATTGCTTGAGAGATTATAGAGTGTATTATAAGCTTGTTTAAGGCTTGAGAAATCTTTACAGGCTTGTTTGTGGATTTCTTCTTGAGCTTCATTAATGTGTTCATATTTTGGAAAAGGATTCTCTGAAATATATAAAACTAATTCATCGTCATCTTTAGCTAAATAGTTACCATAGAGTTCTCTGTACTTATCACATTGTTTTTGAAAAGTCTGCATTTCTTTTTTATATTTGTCTTTGAAACAAAATTTTTGAAAAGCAGTCAACAATTCCTTAATTTGAGAGTTTAGTTTAGTTTTGTCGCTAAAGAACCCTTCTTTATAGTTTTTTACCATATTTTTATAGTTTTGAATTCTTGGCTTGATATTGGGATAATGTGTCAAGCTTTGTTTGAGATCAAAATACGAAATCAGGCTGTTTCCACACTTGATATTAATATCAATATTTGGAAGAGTTTCAAGCGCATTGGTATTTTTACCATTTTCATCAAAGAGATAGTAGCTGTATTTAAGAAGCTCTATCCATAGCCTAAGCTTGGTGATCTCACAAGAATTTGGGTTGATATCCACGCCAAAAAGGCAGTTTTCAATGATGGACTTTTTGAGATCAAACATTTCTTTTTGGATTTGATGGGAGAGTTGCTCCATAGAAGTTGGTTTAATATATTGATGAAGTTTATCTTGTGTTTTAATTTGGATTTCATCATTTTCTAACTCTAAAGTAGATTCATAGAGTGAGGGAATTAATCTAAGAGTGTAGGCAATTTTTATCATTTCATTAAGTGCAGAGACTAAAAAATGCCCAGATCCGACAGCAGGGTCGCAGATTGTTATTGAAAGCAAGGTTTTAAAATATTCCTCTCTATACTCAAGAAATCCTTTGAATCCCATTTCCTCTCTTAGCTCTTTTAAGTTTTTGCACTTCCAAGAATAAATAGAATTAAACTTCTCTAAAACAGCTTGAGTAATACTCTCTTTACACATAAAGCTTGTGATAAAACTTGGGGTATAAAAGCTTCCTTCTTTATAACCATTGAGTTTTTCAAATACAAGTCCAAGTACGGCTGAATTAATAAGGAGATCGTGATTTTGTTTTATCCCATCGCTAATATCTTTGGGCGTAGTGGTAAAATCATAAGCGTGAAGAAATTCAAAAAGATATTCAAGCAAAGGCAGAGTTTCTTTGTTTTTGAACCTTGGATCTTTTCTAAGGATTGAATGAGAAAAAAGAGTAAGGGATAAAGAATCAAGCATTCCAATTTCTTTGCCCTGATATTCTAAAGATGTCTTGTCAAATAAACTAGAATTTAAATATGGAATAGAGAGAAAATCCTTAGGAAGTGAGGGAGAGCGAGAATCTTGCTTTTTTGCCAACACTTCAAAAAAGAGGGTTTGGAGGGTTTTAAAGTCTCTGATGGTTGAAAAATCCAAAAAAGGCTTATCAATATGTTTAAAGCCCAAAAGCATAGATTCTAAAAGCCTAAGAAATAAGATTCTATTATTCCAAGTGGTGATAAGGGTAAAAATACTCTCTTCATCAATATCTTGATAAACTTGAGAGATCGCGTGTGAAAGAGTATTAGGAGTGCTGCTAGGCTTAATGAGGATTTTTCCATTTTCAACTACTTCTTGTAGTCCTAGGATATACAAAAGCTCATCATAAAAATTTTTATTAAGCGTATTAGCATCAATAGTTTTTCTAGCCTTAAGAAGCACTTGAGGGCTTAAGAGTTGATAAATTATTGTAAGCTCTTGGATAGAGAGATTATTTTGAAAGGAAAAATAAGTATAAGGAAGCTCTCCTTCAAACTCATCTTTGAGATAATTCTCCAAATCGGCATAAAACTTCTCAGTCTTGGTATTTGTCCCCTCTTTGCCATCACAATTTTTGTAGAATTTTTGGATTTTTTTGTCTTTAGAAAAAATATTAAAACTCTTGGCATCAAAGAGATAAAATTCATAAGGATTGCAAAGAATAATATGCTTGATGGAATTATTGTTTGCTATTTGAGTTTCTCTAAGAAAATACAGGATTGATTCATAGAAGGCTTTAGATAATGGACTATCTTTGGGGAATTCAGCTTTGTTTTCAAAGGCCTTGACTTCAATAAGCACTTGCGCTTCTCTATCAACATAAATTGCACTATCGACTTTACCTAAAGTATTGCAGTCATAACCATAGGTTTTGGCTAGAAACCTATTGATTTCATTTTTTTGGAATTCCTCATCACTTTGCATAAAAGCTCTTTGTAAAAAATCTTGAATCGTTTGAGAAAAACTTTCCATCACTTCTTGAGATGGACTTGGAGGAGAATAGGGCTTAACAAAATCTTTAAGAATGATAGACTTAAAATTAATCATAAAACTCCTTCAAATTGATAAAAAAAGAATAAGTAAATTATAAATAAAAGGATTGGGAAATTCAAGTAAAAATACTTTTTGTTCAAAAAAAATTATCTTTTAACTTCCTGATCAATCTTTTCTGTAATATTTTGCTTCCTTTTTGCTAATTATCATTATTTTATAATTTTTATAGTTCTATAATTCCGTGAAATATATCATGAGTTATTATTGTTCTATGGCAATTGATGCCTACTTTGTCAAAATGATCTTCCCAATTTGCTTTAAGAGCTGGAGGACAAACTACAAGGATTTTGCCTCTAAGTTTTTCGCTAACTTCAAATTTCAAGAAAATTATTATATTTTTTCTGGCTTATTAAATTTATCTTTAATCATATAGATTTGATACTTCAAAACTTTATATTCTTTGGAAAAATGGGGGGGGGTGAGACTTTAATATTCTTATTTCTTCTAAATTTATCCATCTCAAAATATTTTATAATAAAGCTCTTATAAAGAAAGCAGAAAGATAGGGTTTCTGCTTAATTAATTCTAGCTTTTTAATAAGTTCTAAAATATTTATCATTGCCATTTTCTTTATTTATTAAAAATTTAATAAAGTAACAACCATAGTATTTTGCATACGGGAAATCTTGCTTTAACTCTTTTACAAACTCTTTAAATTCATCTTTAAGAGTTTCTCCACTTTTTCCATATTTTTCATTTAAATATTTACTACCAAATTCTTTTTCTATTGTTTTAATATCTAAATTATCAATATCTTCTGAGTAAATTTCAATACCATCATATTGAAAATTTCTTCCATACCTATCTGACAATACACTAACATTATGCTTAATATCAAAACATTGCAATATTTCTATTAAATCATGAGGTTTATTATGAAAAAAACTTTTACTAGAATACTCAACTTCATATCTTCTTATAACACTTGCTTTAATTTCCATATAATACTCCTTTAAAATTTTATATAAGAGTATTGTATAGACTATCTTATGAGTTTTCAAATGGACAAAATTGCTGCTATTTAATAATTTATTGATATTAAAATATTATATTTTAGACAAAATTTTCTTTGCTTCTTTCTTTTATCAAAATCTAATCGTGTCATAAAATTATTCTAGAAATAACAGAAAAAATATTTTTATTATTTGATAAATAATATTTTTTAATTATAATTAAGATTATTTTTAAGTTTTGGATGATTTTATGACACGATTAGATTTTGATAAAAAAATTAAAACCCTTGGTTTAAGTAGAAAGAGTTTTGCTAAGATTGCAGGAGTTAGCTATACTGGCATTTCCACCAATTGGAAAGAAAATAAAAACTTGCCACCATGGGTAGAACCATTTTTACATTATTATGAAAAAAGTAAAGCGCTAGATGATTTGCTTATTATTATGCACAAACACAAAATGCTTGAAGAGCAATAACTTTTTATTTTTAAAAATTCAAAGACAAAAGATTAAAACGCTTAATTTTCAATTTTAAGAGCTTTATAATTTGTATTGACAATGTTAACACCATAGTAAAACTAAGAAAAAATAAAAGCAATAGATAAAAGCTACAATACCAAAGATATTGATAATTCCATATACTTTTCTATTGTTTTTTTTAACGTCAATTTAACTAAAAAATACTGAAGATTTTAAGCCCTTAAGACCTGCAAGACAGACTTAATAGGCAATCTCTGTTTTTATTAATATTTAACCCTTAAACCCAAGCCAAAATAATTTAAATGAGAAAAATAATTGTCGATATGGTAAAAGCTATAATCATAATCTATATACAAGGCAAGATATTTTATTAATTCAAAACTCAAGTCTAGTCCAAAACTTGGTTTCCATACCAAATGATTTTTTGAGCCATAATTTGCGACACTTAAGCCATAACCAATTTTTGGTGCTATAGAAATAATTTTTGTTATCGCAATATCATAAATCCAAAATAAATTAATAGCACTCAATCTTGACATACCTTGAGGAAGATTTACTTGATTAAAAGGAAAGAGTACTTCAGCAAAAATTCCCATTTTATTTTTATCCCACATTCCATATGTAATTTGCAGATTCTGAATACCAGACATTTCTCCAAATGCAAGATATTTATAACCAATACTCCCTTGATATATCCTACCCCATAATGAAGAAAAATGATTTGTTTTTACATCACCACCCTCTGAAGTCATCAAAAAACCACATAACGCCACAATCAATACAATTTTTCTCATTATTTTCTTTTCTTATCTAACTGCAATTGCACATCATCAAAATACACATCTTTGTCTATAAAATCTCTCATCTCTTCATCTGTCATTTTTTTCCACTTTAATGTTTTTCCAAATAATCCCTTAGAATCTACACTTGCCTTAAAAATTAACATATCATCTATGCTTTCTCCTTTAAGGTAATAAGTCTTACCATCAGCATAGTTATAGATTCTTCCATTAAAAAATTTGTTGCTATTTTCCTGATTTTCTAAATCCCAAACAAACAATATGCCACGAACTTCTCTATTACGCAAAGTTGCATCTGGATTTTTTATATCTAACCCTGCAGATTTTCCATCTTTTGAAGCAAAACCATAAGCATAATATTTTTGATCATGTTTAAAAATTCTTACTATGCTTTCTATACCTTTCTCATTTTTTGGCAAAAGATAATAGCCAGAAATATCCTTAGTAAAGCCTATACATAAAAATAGACAAAATAAAATAAAACGCATTTAAAT
This genomic window contains:
- a CDS encoding type IIG restriction enzyme/methyltransferase; protein product: MINFKSIILKDFVKPYSPPSPSQEVMESFSQTIQDFLQRAFMQSDEEFQKNEINRFLAKTYGYDCNTLGKVDSAIYVDREAQVLIEVKAFENKAEFPKDSPLSKAFYESILYFLRETQIANNNSIKHIILCNPYEFYLFDAKSFNIFSKDKKIQKFYKNCDGKEGTNTKTEKFYADLENYLKDEFEGELPYTYFSFQNNLSIQELTIIYQLLSPQVLLKARKTIDANTLNKNFYDELLYILGLQEVVENGKILIKPSSTPNTLSHAISQVYQDIDEESIFTLITTWNNRILFLRLLESMLLGFKHIDKPFLDFSTIRDFKTLQTLFFEVLAKKQDSRSPSLPKDFLSIPYLNSSLFDKTSLEYQGKEIGMLDSLSLTLFSHSILRKDPRFKNKETLPLLEYLFEFLHAYDFTTTPKDISDGIKQNHDLLINSAVLGLVFEKLNGYKEGSFYTPSFITSFMCKESITQAVLEKFNSIYSWKCKNLKELREEMGFKGFLEYREEYFKTLLSITICDPAVGSGHFLVSALNEMIKIAYTLRLIPSLYESTLELENDEIQIKTQDKLHQYIKPTSMEQLSHQIQKEMFDLKKSIIENCLFGVDINPNSCEITKLRLWIELLKYSYYLFDENGKNTNALETLPNIDINIKCGNSLISYFDLKQSLTHYPNIKPRIQNYKNMVKNYKEGFFSDKTKLNSQIKELLTAFQKFCFKDKYKKEMQTFQKQCDKYRELYGNYLAKDDDELVLYISENPFPKYEHINEAQEEIHKQACKDFSSLKQAYNTLYNLSSNNPFEWRFEFPEVLDDEGNFKGFDCVIGNPPYGASLTDFEKKKYKEIYKSSSNDTAQLFIFLADKLLCKNGINTFIVPKALTFATNWKQIREFLKPNVSQIIDCGKAWSYVLLEMIIYSKKKDTPTHSYVTGFLNEEQGISQVLEIPKEYIDLFNLYPNDLSQKELEMGVKIRKKIPLNLIDCGENVWGDVFYKHINNKGELQVYGGKEIQRYFIKGIKGYISNSLKISPKSIIRENSVLMQRIIAHIERPNPHIKMIGTIVKNPNNIRIVNTIHQIICKNEFPNCYILALLHSKFLNWYCYRFAFAKAIRTFQFSTETAMRIPIPKITESNQSIADEIIALVEEILKAKEQNPKANTQELEKEIDSLVYSLYTLTPEEIAIIEGKE
- a CDS encoding DUF2147 domain-containing protein — encoded protein: MRFILFCLFLCIGFTKDISGYYLLPKNEKGIESIVRIFKHDQKYYAYGFASKDGKSAGLDIKNPDATLRNREVRGILFVWDLENQENSNKFFNGRIYNYADGKTYYLKGESIDDMLIFKASVDSKGLFGKTLKWKKMTDEEMRDFIDKDVYFDDVQLQLDKKRK